One stretch of Podospora pseudoanserina strain CBS 124.78 chromosome 4, whole genome shotgun sequence DNA includes these proteins:
- a CDS encoding hypothetical protein (antiSMASH:Cluster_6; EggNog:ENOG503PC5I), with translation MFSTLAYFFLQVSNHSSVRMFTLSAIFLALASLAAAEVRNITPHEQYSSSVGVLGCKINTHRVAYWPEAVDCNNICVRVSHQGRSLELLRIDQSGGANDISYDAWNYLGFGKSAIDDPQTGGGIDMDVEFVDADQCKHLLKDSGGKLAFSAPNSMNFLSSCLSDPGSWVARNFAAVNLKDSACHCGFDEVCTIPPPSEGNQPVCPNALGTTGPFRGDSVFNVEFGTGKLVPAPGAGVC, from the coding sequence ATGTTCAGCACTCTCGCTTATTTTTTTCTCCAAGTATCAAATCATTCATCTGTCAGAATGTTCACTCTCTCTGCCATTTTCCTCGCGCTCGCCTCTCTCGCTGCTGCCGAAGTTCGCAACATCACACCTCACGAGCAATACAGCTCCTCGGTCGGCGTTCTTGGTTGCAAGATCAACACCCACCGTGTCGCCTATTGGCCCGAGGCTGTCGACTGCAATAACATCTGTGTCCGCGTAAGCCATCAGGGCCGCTCTCTTGAACTCCTACGCATCGACCAATCCGGCGGCGCCAACGACATCTCCTATGATGCCTGGAACTATCTTGGCTTCGGCAAGAGCGCCATTGATGATCCCCAAACGGGCGGCGGCATTGATATGGACGTTGAATTCGTCGATGCCGATCAATGCAAGCACCTTCTCAAGGATAGTGGCGGCAAGCTTGCTTTCTCGGCCCCCAACAGCATGAACTTTCTCAGCTCATGCCTGTCTGACCCCGGATCGTGGGTCGCCCGCAactttgctgctgtcaaTCTCAAAGACTCCGCCTGCCACTGCGGCTTTGATGAGGTGTGCACcattccccctcccagcgAGGGAAACCAGCCTGTTTGCCCCAACGCCCTGGGCACGACCGGCCCCTTCAGAGGGGATTCTGTCTTTAACGTTGAGTTCGGTACTGGCAAACTTGTTCCTGCCCCAGGCGCCGGAGTGTGCTAA
- a CDS encoding hypothetical protein (antiSMASH:Cluster_6) — translation MGPSINNSPAQPMGTNRLWSRGSTTHETLPTLVPIFATSPLASMWRRDRAAPDIENLLCQSLPSNSHTTNARHLLGPEQCRHGGRQIHKVGIKPPDGAREVPESVFFRRNANAATMDEVGEHLFQTVVESVSCKLQETCMWPQT, via the exons ATGGGCCCCTCAATCAACAACTCGCCAGCGCAGCCAATGGGTACCAATCGATTGTGGTCGCGAGGGTCCACCACCCACGAAACGCTGCCAACGCTGGTGCCAATATTCGCAACATCACCATTGGCGTCAATGTGGAGACG GGATCGCGCCGCCCCAGATATTGAGAACCTCCTGTGTCAGagcctcccctccaacagccATACCACGAATGCTCGGCACCTGCTCGGGCCGGAGCAATGCCGCCACGGTGGGCGTCAGATCCATAAAGTTGGCATCAAGCCTCCTGATGGCGCCCGGGAGGTCCCCGAGTCTGTCTTCTTCCGAAGGAACGCAAACGCAGCCACCatggatgaggttggtgaacATCTCTTCCAGACTGTTGTCGAAAGTGTGAGCTGCAAACTGCAGGAAACGTGTATGTGGCCCCAAACCTAG
- a CDS encoding hypothetical protein (COG:E; EggNog:ENOG503P50N; antiSMASH:Cluster_6) has protein sequence MAFNFPRQSLLLPPHPTINPKSLPILHKSPPPPSEIRYSIQSITASTSTDPNITLTIQAPSNLSSTPPHDLAIAHQNTVQHILGTVNSRPDWARKTWSANDGSMNILPRRQGNERQAGTEEQEGKWEVLLALNEGDMTFVCNELRAIGLLKRTTFGWRHKVK, from the exons ATGGCCTTCAACTTCCCCCGTCAAAGCCTGttgctccctcctcacccgaccatcaaccccaaatccCTTCCGATATTGCACAAatcgccaccgccgccctccgAAATCCGCTACAGCATCCaatccatcaccgccagcacctccaccgatcccaacatcaccctcactATCCAAGCACCTAGCAACCTTTCCTCCACTCCGCCACATGACCTCGCCATAGCCCACCAAAACACAGTCCAGCA TATCCTCGGGACGGTCAACAGCCGGCCAGACTGGGCGAGGAAAACGTGGAGCGCCAACGACGGGAGCATGAACATCCTTCCGCGACGCCAGGGGAACGAACGACAGGCAGGGacagaagaacaagaggGTAAATGGGAGGTTTTGCTAGCGTTGAATGAGGGTGATATGACGTTTGTCTGCAATGAGCTGAGAGCCATCGGGCTGTTGAAAAGGACAACATTTGGATGGCGGCACAAAGTCAAGTAG
- a CDS encoding hypothetical protein (EggNog:ENOG503NX27; antiSMASH:Cluster_6; CAZy:AA7; SMCOG1138:FAD linked oxidase domain protein; COG:O) yields the protein MALIQTQSQLFGTALDWGISHNSLEQPLAGQNTVKSGDGPSSVKAFVRLPPCESTGHLLQCLSNSISPFITLIDPQWPTYATTFNERLQYIPAAITIPNTTEQIRAAVSCASKYGIPVQAKSGGHSCASYSTGGHNGILMIDLEKFNSVSIDYRTGIATVGGGLRLGNLAQGIWDQGRRALGHGTCPGVGIGGHFTHGGYGYSSRAFGLALEQIIWLDVVLANGSFVKIENETLGDVYYALRGAADSFGIVTTFYLQTSTAPEVVIKFSHSFPQALELIENATVVFMGVQNFSLYSPVVDRNLGLAVTLGGNATSYTVHGTWFGSVESFNKTIAPALLEALPVSPALNESSVEPADWITSLTMLGGEGNSTVPLHGFLQQDNFYAKSVSTNVSFAEEPIRKFFEYAYSAGRGLNVPISWFSIIHLYGGPDSQIGAEGKNGSWAAYSGFDDLWMVQNYGNVPLDQNFPQRGIQFLDGLNDAMTSAMNRSYNACLNYIDPELDTDEAWHLYYGKPLFERLKSLKRDLDPGDIFWNPQSIPVWNDTWVL from the exons ATGGCACTAATCCAGACTCAATCCCAGTTATTTGGGACAGCACTGGACTGGGGAATTAGTCACAACAGCTTGGAACAGCCACTGGCCGGCCAGAACACCGTGAAGTCAGGCGACGGACCCAGTTCCGTCAAAGCCTTTGTT CGCCTCCCTCCATGCGAAAGCACAGGTCATCTGCTCCAGTGTCTATCCAACTCGATCTCTCCGTTCATCACCTTGATCGACCCCCAATGGCCGACCTACGCGACGACCTTCAACGAGCGCCTGCAATACATCCCCGCCGCgatcaccatccccaacaccaccgagcAGATCAGGGCCGCGGTCAGCTGCGCAAGTAAATATGGCATTCCTGTCCAAGCCAAGTCGGGAGGGCATTCCTGCGCATCATATAGCACCGGCGGCCACAACGGGATCTTGATGATCGATCTCGAGAAGTTTAACTCCGTCTCGATAGATTACAGAACTGGGATAGCTACTGTTGGGGGAGGTCTGAGGTTGGGGAACCTGGCGCAGGGTATATGGGACCAAGGACGTCGAGCCTTGGGGCACGGCACTTGTCCTGGTGTAGGAATTGGTGGACACTTCACACATGGCGGGTACGGGTATTCATCACGCGCGTTTGGTCTGGCGTTGGAGCAGATTATCTGGCTGGATGTAGTGTTGGCGAATGGGAGTTTTGTCAAGATTGAGAATGAGACGTTGGGTGATGTTTACTAT GCACTccgaggagcagcagacTCGTTTGGGATTGTCACCACATTCTACCTTCAAACTTCAACGGCTCCCGAAGTCGTTATTAAATTTTCGCATTCCTTCCCCCAAGCTCTTGAATTAATCGAAAATGCAACGGTTGTTTTTATGGGGGTGCAGAACTTCTCGTTGTACTCGCCGGTTGTCGATCGTAACCTAGGCCTCGCAGTCACACTAGGCGGCAATGCAACCTCGTACACTGTGCACGGAACTTGGTTCGGTTCGGTCGAGTCCTTCAACAAGACGATTGCACCCGCCTTGTTGGAGGCGCTCCCTGTTTCGCCTGCTCTTAACGAGAGTTCCGTTGAACCAGCCGACTGGATCACATCTTTGACCATGCTTGGCGGGGAAGGGAACTCGACGGTGCCCTTGCATGGGTTTTTGCAGCAGGACAACTTCTATGCCAAGTCTGTTTCGACAAATGTCTCGTTTGCGGAGGAGCCGATACGAAAGTTTTTCGAGTACGCGTACAGTGCCGGACGGGGCCTAAATGTGCCAATCTCGTGGTTTAGCATCATCCATCTGTATGGTGGTCCCGACAGTCAGATTGGCGCTGAGGGAAAGAATGGGAGCTGGGCGGCTTATTCGGGGTTTGACGATCTGTGGATGGTGCAGAATT ATGGCAACGTACCTCTTGACCAGAATTTCCCCCAGCGCGGTATTCAGTTTCTAGACGGACTGAACGACGCCATGACCAGTGCCATGAACCGGTCGTATAACGCCTGTCTCAACTACATCGACCCTGAATTGGATACGGACGAGGCGTGGCATCTCTACTATGGGAAACCACTGTTTGAAAGACTCAAGTCGCTTAAAAGAGACCTCGATCCTGGAGATATCTTCTGGAATCCGCAGAGCATCCCTGTCTGGAACGACACCTGGGTTCTGTAG